atatatatatataatatagttATTTAAAGGGAAAAAATGAGTGCTACAAGTAAGTGTAtgttaatttataatttagTATGCTGTTACTTATGGACAGTAATTTTGTTTACGTCTTTACAATACGTTTTTAATAAAGAGAAATATCCTATAACTACCTTCTGGtcaaattataaaaacataataacGATAACACAATCGCTCGCCATCtttgaaattttttttacaataattggtaaaacaaaaaataaaataaaataaaataaaataaaataaaaataaatatatttatgggtatatatgtatgtatgaatatatatatatatatatatatatatatatgtgagtcgatttaagaaaatataattttctttcCATGTTgtatccttttttttttttttttttttcttctccCCTTTTTAGGAATCATCAATTCAGTTGTAAGTATTGTCACAATACAAGTGTTCAGCAGATTATTTGttgtttatttaatttttaattttcttcCTAATACCAACAAATGGATTTTATCATGCTTAATTGCTTGGGCTATTATTGATATCATTCGTTATCTTTTCTACTCTTTGAATATACTCAACTTGCGTTTTAACATTCTTGCATCcttaagaaaaaaatgtaagaaaaaaaaaaatatgaacgTGTTCagaattattttataattaagcaataataataataataataaacagccaaaaaaaaaaaaaaaataataaaaaaaaataaaaaaaataaaaataaaaataga
This is a stretch of genomic DNA from Plasmodium reichenowi strain SY57 chromosome Unknown, whole genome shotgun sequence. It encodes these proteins:
- a CDS encoding protein tyrosine phosphatase-like protein, putative → MSATSKCMLIYNLVCCYLWTVILFTSLQYVFNKEKYPITTFWSNYKNIITITQSLAIFEIFFTIIGIINSVVSIVTIQVFSRLFVVYLIFNFLPNTNKWILSCLIAWAIIDIIRYLFYSLNILNLRFNILASLRKKLPLILYPIGITSEVVCTLASLNNIYATPFLRTYPYSMPNNINFQIDIYYFCIVVLILYIPGSILLYATAVRKSKQKIPIPEK